The following are from one region of the Defluviitalea raffinosedens genome:
- a CDS encoding AlwI family type II restriction endonuclease: protein MSKYASLDARTELEQTVAEDFKAAFEKRGFTVKHNGGVTHAPAGVPDIEMFDANFNFNIEVTKRVGAQQDGEFNSIRDHLNSFKNNNTQKMYIVYLYRQIRLKE from the coding sequence ATGTCAAAATATGCTTCATTAGACGCTAGAACTGAATTAGAACAAACAGTAGCTGAAGATTTTAAGGCTGCTTTTGAAAAAAGAGGATTTACAGTTAAACATAACGGAGGTGTAACTCATGCACCTGCCGGAGTACCTGATATTGAAATGTTTGATGCTAATTTTAATTTTAATATTGAAGTAACCAAACGAGTAGGAGCACAACAAGACGGGGAATTTAACTCAATAAGGGATCATCTTAATTCTTTTAAAAATAATAATACCCAAAAAATGTATATTGTATATTTATATCGCCAAATACGTCTCAAAGAATGA
- a CDS encoding DUF4406 domain-containing protein, with protein MSISKFNAEGYYDPTPYEALLRIEREARKAPYRPMVFICSPYAGDIERNIRKAQGYCRFAVSRNCIPIAPHLLFPQFMDDDDEQMRNLGLYFGMVLMSKCSEVWVFGRKITKGMSIEIEKAKQRSIPIRYFNERCEEVQCK; from the coding sequence ATGAGTATCAGCAAGTTTAACGCGGAAGGATATTACGACCCCACACCTTATGAAGCACTGCTTAGGATTGAGCGAGAGGCCAGGAAAGCGCCTTACAGACCGATGGTATTTATCTGCAGCCCATATGCTGGTGATATAGAACGTAATATCCGTAAGGCTCAGGGGTACTGCCGCTTTGCAGTGAGCAGGAATTGCATACCTATTGCTCCGCACCTCTTGTTTCCGCAGTTTATGGACGACGATGATGAACAAATGCGAAATCTGGGCTTGTACTTTGGCATGGTATTGATGTCAAAGTGCTCAGAAGTGTGGGTATTTGGCAGAAAAATTACTAAAGGGATGTCCATTGAGATTGAAAAGGCAAAGCAGCGCAGCATTCCGATCCGGTATTTTAATGAACGATGCGAGGAGGTGCAGTGTAAGTGA
- a CDS encoding bifunctional 3'-5' exonuclease/DNA polymerase — protein sequence MGYKCVYKLSEIKEYLKNTVLFAFDFETSPCDKWRNDKSAALDAHRADITGISFSVSEGTAIYVPLKHRSGQNAENQKAIWEYLKPLFESKDVIKVAHNLAFESMFLYARGIVLQKPCYDTIAASQLTLKSKWEFRSLADSGLKTLAPALCKAEMTEFSTVTDGRFFDELNPQDEKTIRYACADSDYTLRLYHVFNQWFDRFLSKHRTIVEEVESPTSVYVGIMKYNGILVDKSAMLKKQAEAAEKIVSIRKEIAGIIGNIEIGANASTSAFKKYLFTDLGLPVMKTTAKHQEAADDETMILLKEWCKSNRPELVRLFKLVQEYRKWGKLKSTYIDGYLRFIDKDTGRIHPDLMPLGTETGRFASRNPNMQNCPQKDNDPIGVRKFIIAPDGKVILSLDFSQIELRVGAFYCRDKRMLETYRTGGDIHAQTTSVIYCIPFEEAADKNAPHYKERRTIAKNCNFGVFYGLFPTGLQRTLKFKAGLNPTLSECETIIQNLKSGYPGLAKWQDEVKKRAAVSCYTETWLGRRRYLLGIRSSDWGKKSFAERCALNTPIQGTAADILKLACGRIISGLPERLWLKPILQIHDELVFELPEDKADEAVVFIKECMETQPFPEFDVPIVAEASVGRNFGEMKEMED from the coding sequence ATGGGATACAAATGTGTTTATAAGCTGTCTGAAATAAAAGAGTATCTGAAAAACACTGTCTTATTTGCTTTCGACTTTGAAACGTCGCCCTGCGATAAATGGAGGAATGATAAAAGTGCGGCTTTGGATGCTCATAGAGCAGATATTACGGGGATCAGTTTTTCAGTATCAGAAGGGACTGCAATATATGTTCCACTTAAACATCGCAGCGGGCAAAACGCGGAGAACCAGAAGGCAATATGGGAGTATTTAAAACCGCTGTTCGAATCAAAAGACGTAATAAAGGTTGCTCATAACCTAGCTTTTGAGTCTATGTTCCTTTACGCAAGAGGTATCGTCCTTCAAAAGCCTTGTTATGACACTATTGCAGCATCACAGCTTACATTAAAAAGCAAGTGGGAGTTCAGAAGCCTTGCTGACAGCGGACTTAAAACACTTGCACCCGCACTATGCAAAGCGGAAATGACAGAATTCTCAACGGTTACTGACGGTCGGTTTTTCGATGAATTGAACCCTCAGGATGAGAAGACCATCCGCTACGCTTGTGCAGACAGCGACTACACTCTTCGCTTGTATCATGTTTTCAATCAGTGGTTTGATAGATTCTTATCCAAACACAGAACTATTGTGGAAGAGGTGGAATCGCCTACATCTGTGTATGTCGGGATAATGAAGTATAACGGCATATTGGTGGACAAGTCAGCCATGCTGAAGAAACAAGCGGAAGCCGCAGAAAAGATTGTCAGTATCAGAAAAGAGATTGCCGGAATTATCGGCAACATAGAAATAGGGGCAAATGCTTCAACTTCAGCATTTAAAAAATATCTTTTTACTGATCTCGGTCTTCCGGTTATGAAAACGACCGCAAAACATCAGGAAGCGGCCGATGATGAAACCATGATTCTGTTAAAAGAATGGTGTAAATCCAACAGGCCTGAACTTGTTCGCTTATTTAAACTGGTGCAGGAATACCGCAAGTGGGGAAAACTCAAATCCACCTATATAGACGGGTATCTTCGATTTATTGATAAGGATACCGGCAGGATTCATCCGGACCTTATGCCGCTGGGGACAGAGACAGGCAGATTTGCGTCAAGAAACCCGAATATGCAGAATTGCCCGCAGAAAGACAATGACCCAATAGGCGTACGAAAATTTATCATTGCACCGGACGGAAAGGTTATTTTATCCCTTGACTTTTCACAGATAGAACTACGTGTCGGAGCATTTTATTGCAGGGACAAACGTATGCTGGAAACCTATCGTACTGGCGGTGATATCCATGCTCAGACCACTTCTGTTATTTACTGCATTCCTTTTGAAGAGGCAGCAGACAAAAATGCTCCGCATTATAAAGAGCGCAGGACCATTGCAAAAAACTGCAATTTCGGTGTGTTCTATGGCCTGTTTCCTACTGGCTTACAGAGAACACTTAAATTTAAAGCTGGGCTGAACCCAACTTTGTCCGAATGTGAGACCATCATTCAAAACTTGAAATCCGGATACCCCGGTCTTGCCAAATGGCAGGATGAGGTTAAAAAGCGAGCTGCTGTAAGCTGCTATACAGAAACATGGCTGGGCAGGCGAAGATACCTGCTGGGAATTCGGTCATCAGATTGGGGCAAGAAGTCGTTTGCCGAGCGGTGCGCATTAAATACACCTATTCAAGGTACAGCGGCAGATATTCTAAAGCTTGCCTGTGGGCGCATCATCAGTGGACTTCCCGAAAGGCTCTGGCTGAAACCTATACTGCAGATACATGACGAGCTGGTTTTTGAATTACCGGAAGACAAGGCGGACGAAGCAGTTGTTTTTATAAAAGAGTGTATGGAAACACAACCCTTCCCTGAATTTGATGTACCTATTGTGGCAGAGGCTTCGGTAGGAAGAAATTTTGGAGAAATGAAAGAAATGGAGGATTGA
- a CDS encoding phage antirepressor has protein sequence MTNLQVFKNTEFGELKVLVIDGKEYFPATDCARMLGYSNPRDAIQRHCKPDGVVKHDGVTLTTNQYGVSTEQHVERTYITEGNLYRLIIRSKLPAAERFERWVFDEVLPTIRKYGVYATDKVIEDMISNPEYGIRIFSELKAERDRRKALEIENAKNKQIISELKPKASYYDLILQNKSLVPISKIAKDYGMSGRAFNKLLHDLGVQYKMGNCWLLYQEYADQGYTQSKTHAIDAERSVMHTYWTQKGRLFIYDLLKNKKGILPVIEREQKSA, from the coding sequence ATGACTAATTTACAGGTTTTTAAGAATACAGAATTTGGAGAACTTAAAGTACTCGTTATTGATGGAAAGGAATACTTTCCTGCAACGGATTGTGCAAGGATGCTAGGATATAGTAACCCTCGTGATGCGATACAACGCCATTGCAAACCAGACGGGGTCGTGAAACACGACGGGGTCACCTTAACTACAAATCAATATGGTGTCTCGACTGAACAGCATGTTGAACGGACTTATATTACAGAGGGAAATCTATATCGTCTCATTATACGTAGCAAACTTCCTGCTGCTGAACGCTTTGAAAGATGGGTCTTTGATGAAGTGCTGCCCACGATCAGAAAATATGGAGTTTATGCTACAGATAAAGTTATCGAAGATATGATTTCTAATCCGGAGTATGGTATCAGGATTTTCTCTGAACTGAAGGCAGAACGCGACAGACGGAAAGCTTTAGAAATAGAGAATGCAAAGAATAAACAGATTATCAGTGAGTTGAAGCCCAAAGCGAGCTATTATGATCTCATATTGCAAAATAAAAGCCTTGTGCCGATCAGCAAGATTGCCAAGGATTACGGAATGTCTGGCCGCGCTTTCAATAAGCTGCTTCATGATCTTGGAGTACAGTACAAAATGGGAAACTGCTGGCTTTTATATCAGGAGTACGCCGATCAAGGATACACGCAGTCCAAGACTCATGCTATTGATGCAGAAAGAAGCGTAATGCACACATATTGGACACAAAAAGGAAGGCTATTTATCTATGACCTTCTTAAAAACAAGAAAGGTATATTGCCTGTAATCGAACGTGAACAAAAAAGCGCATAG
- a CDS encoding DNA primase — MSISFPKELANRKQWICWRLEPNTKDGRDSKIPYNPLTGRKASSTNPNDWSTLDDAIAAKEQYLYTGLGFVFAKSGGLVGIDIDHCRDKNTGELSDTAKDILERFPSYTEISPSGTGLHIFYKGEMPAKGNKNTKTGVEMYAHSRYFTMTGERLPGTPDYITEDNGALAWIHENYIKSKKRRGKSKKDSKVGKLEPLTDEEILEKARTAENHKEFDLLWEGKWQEAGYPSQSEADLALCCMLAFWSGKNKEQMDRLFRNSGLFREKWDTVHHASGATYGQETLDKAIEVTENVYSRESESVIFEHEGRYYRTRGESVYPITNFIIQPVEMIVSEDETQMTADLITIRDEIYRQTFMTTDFNNIQKFKNILNRRTISLGYFGSEGDLELLKGYISEMEWVRKTGVKALGIYEHGGRMVYVSKDGAIEAGGNIVENIVQLDKYKSITTDILTFEPLTKKQLIMLGEWLLSYNEPIKTVSVMAWVAGCFIKPHLKKSGIKFPHLLLVGEQGSGKSNTLERVILPVFSCSKIRAATQVTAFTLMKESASSNLIPQLMDEFKPSKIDKLRLNALYNHLRDAYDGHEGVRGRADQSAVTYELLAPIIVAGEESPDEAAIRERSIELLFSKKDLKPASHRQAFYKLCAKADLLGSFGRSLLDIALRVSVAEAEKWYEEAKSEISDEFPSRIVNNLACCYAGLSLVNKLCEFLNVTWAEVFPINKGACIRYLQNGVQEYLLDGGSNNKTIVEQTLEIMARMKLAPNQDYTFDKDGKVIGIRFCDVYDRYTKYRRDYAITGECLPYNQFLKQLRQSDFFIESNKTMRFGNETKKAWALDFSILKERCDVSGFEITDIEPL; from the coding sequence GTGAGCATCTCATTCCCTAAAGAATTAGCAAACCGGAAGCAATGGATCTGCTGGCGTCTGGAACCAAACACAAAGGACGGAAGAGACAGTAAAATCCCTTACAATCCCTTAACCGGTAGAAAAGCCTCAAGCACTAACCCAAACGACTGGTCGACCCTTGACGATGCGATTGCGGCAAAAGAACAATATCTCTATACCGGATTAGGTTTTGTATTCGCAAAAAGCGGAGGTTTAGTGGGGATAGACATAGATCACTGCCGCGACAAAAACACTGGGGAATTAAGCGATACCGCCAAGGATATCCTTGAGCGGTTTCCGTCCTATACGGAAATCAGCCCTTCAGGAACTGGGCTTCATATTTTCTATAAAGGGGAGATGCCTGCTAAGGGCAATAAAAACACTAAAACCGGCGTTGAAATGTATGCCCACAGCAGATACTTCACAATGACTGGCGAGCGACTGCCAGGGACTCCTGATTACATTACTGAAGATAACGGGGCACTGGCCTGGATACATGAGAATTATATTAAAAGTAAAAAACGGAGAGGAAAAAGCAAGAAAGACAGTAAGGTGGGTAAGCTAGAGCCGCTTACAGATGAAGAAATTCTGGAGAAAGCCCGTACAGCCGAAAACCATAAGGAATTTGATCTGCTATGGGAAGGAAAATGGCAGGAAGCAGGGTATCCGAGCCAGTCCGAAGCCGACCTTGCCCTTTGCTGTATGCTGGCTTTTTGGTCAGGCAAAAACAAAGAGCAGATGGACAGGCTGTTTAGAAATTCCGGGTTATTCCGGGAAAAGTGGGATACGGTACATCATGCAAGTGGAGCAACATATGGGCAGGAGACACTGGATAAGGCCATTGAAGTTACAGAGAACGTATACAGCCGCGAAAGCGAGTCAGTTATCTTTGAACATGAGGGCAGGTATTACCGCACCAGAGGCGAAAGTGTGTATCCTATAACAAATTTTATCATTCAACCGGTGGAGATGATTGTATCGGAAGATGAAACGCAGATGACTGCTGACCTTATTACAATCCGTGATGAAATATACCGCCAGACATTTATGACTACCGACTTCAATAACATCCAAAAATTTAAAAATATCTTGAACCGCCGGACAATATCCTTAGGCTATTTTGGCTCAGAAGGAGATTTGGAACTGCTGAAAGGTTATATATCTGAAATGGAGTGGGTAAGGAAAACAGGGGTCAAGGCTCTTGGGATTTATGAGCATGGCGGGCGGATGGTATATGTTTCAAAAGATGGTGCCATTGAAGCAGGAGGCAACATTGTTGAAAATATCGTGCAGCTTGATAAGTATAAAAGCATAACAACCGATATCCTAACCTTTGAGCCATTGACAAAGAAACAGCTTATTATGCTTGGTGAATGGCTCCTCAGCTATAACGAGCCCATAAAAACGGTATCAGTAATGGCCTGGGTGGCCGGATGCTTCATTAAACCGCATCTTAAAAAATCAGGCATCAAGTTTCCTCATTTATTGCTTGTCGGAGAACAAGGCAGCGGAAAAAGTAATACATTGGAGCGGGTTATTCTGCCGGTATTTTCGTGCAGCAAAATCCGCGCGGCTACGCAGGTTACTGCATTTACACTGATGAAGGAATCTGCATCATCGAATCTGATACCGCAGTTGATGGATGAGTTCAAGCCTTCAAAGATAGATAAGTTAAGGCTAAATGCCTTATACAACCATCTTCGAGATGCATATGACGGCCATGAAGGTGTCCGCGGTAGGGCGGATCAAAGTGCTGTTACTTATGAACTGTTGGCACCTATTATTGTAGCTGGTGAGGAATCGCCGGATGAAGCGGCCATCAGAGAACGGAGCATAGAATTGCTATTCAGCAAGAAGGACTTAAAACCAGCCAGCCATAGACAAGCATTTTATAAGCTGTGTGCAAAAGCGGATCTGCTTGGCAGCTTCGGTCGGAGCCTGCTGGATATAGCACTCAGAGTATCGGTTGCTGAGGCAGAGAAGTGGTATGAGGAAGCAAAGTCAGAGATATCTGATGAGTTTCCATCTCGTATCGTCAATAATCTCGCCTGTTGCTATGCCGGATTGAGCCTAGTAAACAAACTGTGTGAATTCCTTAATGTAACGTGGGCTGAAGTATTTCCCATTAACAAAGGGGCATGTATTCGATATCTTCAAAACGGTGTGCAGGAGTACTTGCTGGATGGCGGCAGCAATAACAAGACCATTGTAGAACAGACCCTGGAAATCATGGCCCGGATGAAACTGGCTCCGAATCAAGACTACACTTTTGATAAAGATGGCAAGGTTATCGGGATTCGTTTCTGTGATGTATATGACCGCTATACCAAGTACAGACGCGATTATGCAATCACTGGTGAATGTCTTCCATATAACCAGTTTTTGAAGCAATTGAGGCAAAGTGACTTTTTTATAGAGAGCAATAAAACGATGCGTTTCGGGAATGAAACAAAAAAAGCGTGGGCTCTTGATTTCTCAATACTGAAAGAGCGATGCGATGTGAGCGGTTTTGAAATCACAGATATTGAGCCTCTTTAG
- a CDS encoding helix-turn-helix domain-containing protein: protein MAVSYKKLWKLLIDKDMKKKDLREAAGISTSTMAKLSKNENVNTDILVKICKALNCDIADIMEITED, encoded by the coding sequence ATGGCCGTAAGCTATAAAAAACTCTGGAAGCTCCTTATTGATAAAGATATGAAAAAGAAAGATTTAAGAGAAGCGGCTGGTATTAGTACATCTACAATGGCAAAACTTAGTAAAAACGAAAATGTTAATACAGATATCTTAGTCAAAATATGTAAGGCTCTTAATTGCGATATCGCTGATATTATGGAAATAACTGAGGATTAA
- a CDS encoding DEAD/DEAH box helicase gives MGCSAPDGNGLTSTGKTLVSIAIIGALLAAGRIKRVLIVAPLSILGVWEDEFKRFANFPYQLIVLNGTIQKKIQQLRFLTGEGVHVVVINYESAWRMEKELANWHPDIIIADEGHKIKTHNTAVSKAMHRLGLLAQYRLLLTGTVITNKAIDVFSQYKFLDPRIFGNSFYAFRNRYFNMVGYGNHTPVLKKSMEQDLMKRIHSIAFRATKAECLDLPETTDIIRHIELEPVTLKKYKELVKQSYTELSAGEVTATNILTRLLRLSQLTGGFIGSDDGGKIEQVSDAKLKALEDILESSIQEGHKLVVIARFIPEIHAICRMLEKKDIGYACIYGATKDRQEQVNRFQCDPDCMVFVGQIATAGLGITLTAASTMVFYSLDYSMSNFEQTKARIHRVGQKNGCTYIYLIAKGTVDSKILTALRNKADLAKMLIDDYRKGTNPFAPEGGESYEQ, from the coding sequence ATGGGGTGCAGCGCTCCTGATGGAAATGGGCTGACCAGCACTGGGAAAACTCTTGTCTCAATCGCCATTATAGGAGCATTGCTTGCTGCAGGAAGAATAAAACGTGTGCTAATAGTTGCGCCGCTTTCCATTCTGGGAGTGTGGGAAGACGAGTTTAAACGGTTCGCAAATTTCCCATATCAGCTTATAGTCCTTAATGGCACGATTCAAAAGAAAATCCAACAACTAAGATTTTTAACTGGCGAAGGTGTCCATGTAGTGGTAATCAACTACGAATCTGCATGGAGAATGGAAAAGGAACTGGCAAACTGGCATCCTGACATTATCATTGCTGATGAAGGACACAAAATTAAAACACATAATACAGCGGTTTCAAAGGCAATGCACCGGTTGGGCTTACTTGCCCAGTATCGGCTCCTACTGACAGGAACGGTTATAACCAACAAAGCCATAGATGTATTCAGCCAGTACAAGTTTCTTGATCCTCGTATCTTTGGAAATAGCTTCTATGCATTCCGAAACCGGTATTTCAACATGGTTGGCTATGGCAACCATACGCCAGTGCTGAAAAAATCAATGGAACAGGATTTGATGAAAAGGATTCACAGCATTGCATTCCGGGCGACCAAAGCGGAGTGTCTGGATTTGCCGGAAACCACCGATATTATTCGCCATATTGAGCTTGAGCCTGTCACTTTAAAGAAATATAAAGAGCTTGTCAAACAAAGCTATACTGAGCTGTCAGCAGGAGAAGTAACAGCTACAAACATACTGACACGCTTGCTTCGTCTTTCGCAATTAACCGGCGGATTCATCGGAAGCGATGACGGCGGGAAAATCGAGCAAGTTAGTGATGCCAAACTGAAAGCTCTTGAGGATATCCTTGAAAGCAGCATTCAAGAAGGGCATAAGCTGGTTGTCATAGCGAGGTTTATTCCTGAAATCCATGCCATATGCAGGATGCTGGAGAAGAAGGACATCGGCTATGCGTGTATTTATGGTGCGACTAAGGATCGCCAAGAACAAGTAAACCGGTTTCAATGTGATCCCGACTGCATGGTGTTTGTAGGCCAGATTGCAACCGCTGGACTCGGTATTACACTAACCGCTGCAAGCACAATGGTATTTTACTCCCTTGATTACTCCATGTCGAATTTTGAGCAGACAAAAGCCCGCATCCATAGAGTTGGACAGAAGAACGGCTGCACATATATCTACCTTATCGCCAAGGGTACCGTAGACTCAAAAATTCTGACAGCTCTGCGCAATAAGGCAGATCTTGCAAAAATGCTAATAGACGACTACCGCAAAGGAACAAACCCCTTTGCTCCAGAAGGAGGTGAAAGCTATGAGCAATAA
- a CDS encoding ImmA/IrrE family metallo-endopeptidase, with the protein MASVSSFRDVIANMYYNELFDELSEYIEDNPDKLESNSYRVQSPDEAALSDFDIITIDITDSPGNSILFDVIVSAEVEIAETVRRNRENDGIEQWFRISCRADLDDGIQNFQINSVSIYNKYRESKIGRLSEYLVPIIEKEQFDDVATEFLSEFFPEALSTPVPIPVDEVAKRMGLKVKEIQLTKHFTIFGQIVFGDCTIEYYDRNERTYKLLEVSRGTILVDPNVYFMRNVGCMNNTIIHECVHWYKHRKYHELVKTYNSDALLISCRVNETTKYKKQWTPEDWMEWHANGIAPRILMPKSTTIKKIEELIKKNELLFGTHDRLNIMENVVYELADFFQVSRIAAKIRMLDLGYKEVEGVYTYVNDHFISNYSFKADSLQNNQTYSISLSDSFFEYYANPEFAKIIDSGNFIYVDGHYVINDSKYIKRLENGSLDLTDYAKLHVDECCLLFDLKLNKASKMDIVVYLDSIMFRKATPDYNRVPTFNPDKHNMEVFNRSEELKKFHEEFVEEGQHLSRTTQTFSQAVCGHIKRKGYNKVVFIEKTLLSGKTYDRIKNNELNNPTLETVVAICIGLELSPTYSEEILKLAGYTLNNTPQQLAYKKLIHSYRGHSIYECNEVLEALGLSPLCAKAYKEMIR; encoded by the coding sequence ATGGCAAGCGTCAGCTCGTTCAGAGATGTTATTGCAAATATGTATTACAATGAACTCTTTGACGAATTGTCCGAGTATATTGAGGACAACCCGGATAAGCTGGAATCCAACTCATACCGTGTGCAATCACCGGATGAAGCGGCTTTATCCGATTTTGACATTATAACGATTGACATAACCGATTCACCAGGCAATAGTATTTTATTTGATGTAATTGTTTCAGCCGAAGTTGAAATAGCAGAAACAGTACGAAGGAATCGCGAAAATGACGGTATAGAACAATGGTTCCGTATCTCCTGCAGAGCTGACCTTGATGACGGAATTCAGAATTTTCAAATCAACTCTGTTTCAATATACAACAAGTACAGAGAGAGCAAAATAGGCCGACTGTCTGAATATTTAGTGCCAATTATAGAAAAGGAACAGTTTGACGATGTTGCTACCGAGTTTCTAAGTGAATTTTTCCCAGAAGCATTAAGTACTCCTGTGCCTATTCCGGTAGATGAAGTAGCGAAAAGAATGGGGCTTAAGGTTAAGGAAATCCAGTTAACAAAGCATTTCACTATATTTGGTCAAATAGTTTTTGGAGATTGTACGATAGAATATTACGACAGAAATGAAAGAACATATAAGCTTTTGGAAGTTTCAAGAGGAACTATTCTCGTGGATCCTAATGTGTATTTCATGCGAAACGTAGGGTGCATGAACAATACCATTATTCATGAGTGTGTTCACTGGTATAAGCATAGAAAATACCATGAGTTAGTTAAGACATATAACAGCGATGCTTTACTCATAAGCTGTAGAGTAAACGAAACAACTAAATACAAAAAGCAATGGACGCCAGAAGACTGGATGGAATGGCATGCTAACGGAATCGCACCCCGCATCCTTATGCCTAAATCAACGACTATCAAAAAGATTGAGGAGCTAATTAAAAAGAATGAGCTCCTTTTTGGTACTCACGACAGGTTAAATATAATGGAAAATGTCGTGTATGAATTAGCTGACTTCTTCCAGGTGTCAAGGATAGCAGCCAAAATAAGGATGCTTGACCTTGGATATAAGGAAGTTGAAGGTGTATATACATACGTTAATGACCACTTTATCAGCAATTATTCATTTAAGGCAGACTCGTTGCAAAATAACCAAACATACAGTATTAGCCTAAGCGATTCCTTTTTTGAATACTATGCAAATCCGGAATTCGCAAAGATCATAGACAGCGGCAATTTTATTTATGTTGACGGTCATTATGTAATTAATGACTCCAAGTATATTAAAAGGTTAGAAAATGGAAGCCTTGATCTTACAGATTATGCAAAACTGCATGTAGATGAATGCTGCCTTCTGTTTGATTTAAAACTAAATAAAGCCTCCAAGATGGACATTGTAGTATACCTCGATTCTATAATGTTCCGTAAAGCTACACCGGATTATAACAGAGTGCCGACATTTAATCCGGACAAGCATAATATGGAGGTATTTAATCGTTCAGAAGAGCTAAAAAAATTTCACGAAGAATTCGTCGAAGAAGGTCAGCATTTGAGCCGCACAACCCAGACATTTTCCCAAGCGGTATGTGGACATATCAAAAGAAAAGGCTACAATAAGGTTGTTTTTATTGAAAAGACTTTGCTTTCAGGAAAAACATATGACAGAATAAAAAACAATGAACTTAACAATCCAACTTTAGAAACCGTTGTGGCAATCTGCATCGGATTGGAGCTAAGCCCTACATACAGTGAAGAGATATTAAAGCTTGCCGGATATACTCTCAATAACACTCCACAGCAATTGGCGTATAAAAAGCTTATCCATTCGTATAGAGGGCATTCAATATATGAATGCAATGAAGTTTTGGAAGCCTTGGGACTTTCCCCTCTTTGTGCGAAGGCATATAAAGAAATGATAAGATAA